A genome region from Sardina pilchardus chromosome 22, fSarPil1.1, whole genome shotgun sequence includes the following:
- the pdgfbb gene encoding sarcoplasmic reticulum histidine-rich calcium-binding protein isoform X2, whose amino-acid sequence MLDRSNANFLLWPPCVEVQRCSGCCNTKSLQCTPVLTHTRYLQVMRIQYINKRPHYDKAVVSVSDHVECRCEPAPRSSGGSKKKHRQGHKERVGKSHTKEELHRQDQLKQNQRVQLQDLLKGSPWQHDGGAAPKTPLRWDETRADFLLPDRVHHGKGQQRPAEGHHNKTGSRGESGVRGHRHGDGEGGWGQRGDTFVAVESSTGRSQHRPKTPSDGGGRGVETQIHHPIQHRYDLSKMAATANQKHTHSHGISQSANHSAVHNLSPAHRLELNQSEYDNQNQKAVRTNRTDGQRLGPTEVTNQSGERKNNPTLGANQATEQGPAPTELTNHRPTGNETPDSERRREGGLQEARETLEEEKRELLLLHRRLDEEKQLLKQQRGEEEKKEEEEEKEEEEELHIQHTPTQHHRTTIRTDTTAPASTATSTTASIATTTAASMTTTAVTTTTTTTAAAAPVQRPRAPPRPPPPRPHPPKRRRKHRHRISKAAMRAMLM is encoded by the exons GTCATGAGGATTCAGTACATCAACAAGCGGCCTCATTATGATAAGGCCGTGGTTTCCGTTAGCGACCATGTGGAATGCCGCTGTGAGCCCgcccctcgctcctctggcggCTCCAAGAAGAAGCACAG gcaaGGGCACAAGGAGCGCGTGGGCAAGAGCCACACTAAGGAGGAGCTGCATCGTCAGGACCAGCTGAAGCAAAACCAGCGCGTGCAGCTGCAGGACCTGCTGAAGGGGTCGCCGTGGCAACACGACGGCGGCGCCGCCCCGAAGACGCCCCTCAGGTGGGACGAGACGCGAGCGGACTTCCTGCTTCCCGACAGAGTGCATCATGGGAAAGGGCAGCAGCGGCCGGCGGAGGGGCATCATAACAAGACTGGCTCACGCGGGGAGtctggggtcagaggtcatcgcCACGGGGACGGCGAGGGAGGGTGGGGTCAACGCGGCGACACGTTCGTCGCCGTCGAGAGTTCTACCGGCCGCTCGCAGCACCGTCCAAAGACTCCGTCGGACGGAGGTGGACGAGGGGTGGAGACACAGATCCACCATCCAATACAGCACCGCTACGACCTGAGCAAGATGGCcgccacagccaatcagaagcacacgcacagccacggcatcagccaatcagccaatcacagtgcGGTGCACAACTTAAGCCCCGCTCACAGGCTTGAgctcaaccaatcagagtacgacaatcagaatcagaaagcCGTGCGCACCAATCGGACTGATGGACAGAGACTCGGCCCCACGGAGGTGACGAATCAGAGCGGAGAGCGTAAGAACAATCCCACGCTGGGAGCCAATCAGGCGACGGAGCAGGGGCCCGCCCCCACGGAGCTGACCAATCACAGGCCCACGGGGAACGAGACGCCGGACTCGGAGAGGAGGCGCGAGGGGGGACTGCAGGAGGCGCGGGAgacgctggaggaggagaagagggagctgCTGTTGCTCCATCGCAGGCTTGATGAGGAGAAGCAGCTCCTCAAACAGCagcggggggaggaggagaagaaggaggaggaggaggagaaggaggaggaggaggagctccacatccaacacacacccacacagcatcaCAGAACCACTATCAGGacag ACACTACTGCTCCGGCATCCACGGCAACCAGCACCACCGCGTCCATAGCGACGACCACCGCCGCGTCCATGACAACGACCGCGgtgacgacaacaacaacaacaacggcgGCGGCAGCGCCAGTCCAGCGGCCCCGagcgcccccccgcccccctcccccccgcccccacccccccaaacgcAGGAGGAAGCACAGGCACCGCATCAGCAAGGCAGCCATGAGAgccatgctcatgtag